From a single Solanum dulcamara chromosome 4, daSolDulc1.2, whole genome shotgun sequence genomic region:
- the LOC129884157 gene encoding uncharacterized protein LOC129884157, with the protein MQKCHQCQVYGDFVRVPPNELNVMGSPWPLPLYIIGPIEPPSSNRRCFILVAIDYFIKWVEASTYKVVTKKVVENFVHSNIICQFGIPESIITDKEANLNSDLMKESCEWFNIAHRNSTTYRPQMNGAVEAANKNIKKILRKIVYSHRQWHKKLPYVFFGYCTTIRTSTRATPYMLFYGSKVVILAE; encoded by the coding sequence ATGCAGAAGTGTCATCAATGCCAAGTGTATGGAGATTTTGTACGAGTTCCACCAAATGAGCTCAATGTTATGGGTTCTCCTTGGCCATTGCCTCTTTATATAATTGGACCCATAGAGCCTCCTTCATCAAATAGACGTTGTTTCATCCTTGTGGCTATTGATTATTTCATAAAATGGGTCGAAGCTTCGACATACAAGGTAGTGACTAAGAAAGTAGTGGAAAACTTTGTTCACAGTAATATCATTTGTCAGTTTGGGATTCCAGAATCAATCATAACAGATAAGGAGGCCAATCTCAACAGCGATCTTATGAAGGAAAGTTGTGAGTGGTTTAATATTGCTCATCGAAATTCCACAACTTATCGGCCACAGATGAATGGAGCAGTTGAAGCTGCAAACAAGAATATCAAAAAGATTTTAAGGAAGATAGTGTATAGTCATAGACAATGGCATAAGAAATTACCAtatgttttttttggttattgTACCACAATCAGAACTTCTACTAGGGCAACTCCATATATGTTGTTTTATGGTTCAAAAGTAGTAATACTTGCTGAATGA